Proteins encoded together in one Bacteroides ovatus window:
- a CDS encoding DUF5655 domain-containing protein yields the protein MALYKYNTSGVFSEIKEKPFKLERDIQRMFETNMSEIMGLEMIKSEFTIKDRRIDTLAFDPQSKAFVIIEYKRERNSSVIDQGFTYLSLMLQNQADFILEYNETQAGNLKRNEVDWSQTKVVFVSQGFTPNQREAVNFKDLSIELWEVKRYENDSVSITPIRKSHASASIKTVMQNSPEFKEVTEKIKEYSEENLLKGKSDDVVELYESYKNAILNLNTEIEVKPQKWYVSFKKTNSHICALEIQKNGIKLTINVAKGHLEDSKQLTRDISTVGHFGNGDYELKISDTKYLEYIMSLVKQAIK from the coding sequence ATGGCACTTTACAAATATAATACTTCAGGCGTCTTTTCTGAAATAAAGGAAAAGCCTTTTAAATTGGAAAGAGATATTCAACGCATGTTTGAAACCAATATGTCCGAAATCATGGGACTTGAAATGATAAAGTCCGAATTTACGATCAAAGACCGCCGTATTGATACGCTTGCCTTTGATCCTCAATCGAAGGCTTTTGTTATCATTGAATATAAGAGGGAAAGAAACTCCAGTGTCATAGATCAAGGGTTTACTTACCTAAGCCTAATGCTGCAAAATCAGGCTGATTTTATTCTGGAATATAATGAAACACAAGCAGGAAATTTGAAACGAAATGAGGTGGACTGGTCGCAGACAAAAGTCGTTTTTGTTTCACAAGGATTCACGCCTAACCAACGAGAAGCCGTCAATTTCAAAGATTTATCCATTGAATTATGGGAAGTGAAGCGCTATGAGAATGATAGTGTTTCCATCACTCCTATTCGCAAAAGTCACGCATCGGCAAGCATTAAAACAGTGATGCAAAATAGTCCGGAATTTAAAGAAGTGACAGAGAAAATTAAAGAATATTCCGAGGAAAATTTGTTAAAAGGAAAATCTGACGATGTAGTAGAATTATACGAGAGTTATAAGAATGCAATTCTTAATTTGAATACAGAAATTGAAGTTAAACCACAAAAATGGTATGTTTCATTCAAAAAGACCAACAGCCATATTTGTGCACTTGAAATCCAGAAAAATGGAATAAAGCTTACTATAAATGTAGCCAAAGGACATTTAGAAGATAGCAAGCAATTAACAAGGGATATTTCAACTGTCGGACATTTTGGCAATGGAGATTATGAACTCAAAATCTCGGATACTAAATATTTAGAATATATCATGAGCCTTGTGAAGCAAGCGATTAAATAA
- a CDS encoding SusC/RagA family TonB-linked outer membrane protein codes for MKKKLALLFGYLFIGIGLITAQTQKVTGTVISDDDKQPVVGASIVVKGTNLGTITDIDGHFTLLNVPNSAKILQISYIGMKTESVPVQPTVRVILKSDTQLMDEVVVVGYGSAKKLGSVVGSVTTVNNSKIANRPVANAGDALQGQVAGLQVFTPSGEPSGSVVMRLRGVSSINSNTEPLFILDGSPISSGAFTALNPNDIESMTVLKDASSTAIYGSRAANGVVIMTSKKGKMGQKARVSINAQYGWSKMTGDNIEMMNTEQWLNLQEMLDPGKAYDTTFQKRKKFYIDNGISTDWADVFFGDAAPTQQYDVNVVGGSEGINYYISFGHYDTEGIMDDSSLRRETLRSNVEVKVTDWLKAGINVNLSYQKYNTTTFGTEANSVYNKAYAARIYRPDQTINEILTDEEGNFTGYGKRLDYFDDMGYYNPYYLAELQPNDRSTVRINGNTFFNINPIKGLNIRTSQAVDAFDYRNSHKAYPEGPFKGAGVASESFERYYSFTFTNTAEYKFSLSDKHLFTVLAGQESIITKNENFSATSKKMVDSRMMLMAAGAESEVPIHSMYDKVFNSYFGTISYSFADRYYVDLAARRDGSSLFAKNNQWANFYSLGAMWDMRKENFLQNVSWLNSLQLKVSYGTTGNSGISAYNALALVGSGLLYNGQPGIAPSTVGNDNLTWESMKTLNVGISTRVFDRFSVELEFYNRQTDDMLMGYPLSYTTGHGSSVENVASMRNRGFDITLGVDILKTRDFSWSVSGNLNYNKNEITKLFNGLDEYTLPDTGLKMKVGKPWGEYYYVRWAGVDPRDGYNTWYDKNGNLTKSYSEEDAVFVGKQRYAPWSGGFGTQFGWKGISVSADFSFMLGQYMLNNERFFTENPTFAGSDNQTVEMLTMWQKPGDVTRIATPDSPMQFDTHLLENASFMRMKNLTVGYTLPPKVIQKTGVISNARIYFVGRNLLTVTKYKGYDPEVDSNIQLGNYPNTKQYSFGVELTF; via the coding sequence ATGAAGAAGAAATTAGCGCTGCTATTTGGATACCTTTTTATAGGTATCGGGCTGATAACAGCTCAAACGCAGAAAGTCACGGGGACAGTGATTTCCGATGATGACAAACAACCTGTTGTAGGGGCTTCAATTGTCGTAAAAGGCACTAACTTAGGTACAATAACAGACATAGACGGGCATTTCACATTATTGAATGTGCCGAATTCAGCAAAAATATTGCAAATATCATATATAGGTATGAAAACGGAGTCGGTTCCTGTTCAGCCGACTGTTAGAGTTATCTTAAAGTCTGACACACAGCTGATGGATGAAGTTGTTGTGGTAGGCTATGGATCAGCAAAGAAACTAGGGTCAGTAGTCGGTTCGGTAACAACGGTAAATAATAGTAAGATAGCCAACAGACCGGTGGCTAATGCCGGAGATGCATTACAAGGTCAAGTTGCCGGTTTACAAGTGTTTACCCCTAGTGGAGAACCGAGCGGGAGTGTTGTAATGCGATTGCGTGGAGTCAGTTCGATCAATTCAAATACAGAACCTCTTTTTATTCTCGACGGTTCACCTATATCATCCGGAGCATTTACAGCATTAAATCCGAACGACATCGAAAGCATGACCGTATTGAAAGATGCCTCTTCAACAGCTATATATGGCTCCCGTGCTGCTAACGGAGTCGTGATAATGACTAGCAAGAAAGGAAAAATGGGACAGAAGGCCCGTGTTAGTATCAATGCACAATATGGCTGGTCGAAAATGACAGGAGATAATATAGAGATGATGAACACTGAACAATGGCTTAACCTGCAGGAAATGCTAGATCCGGGAAAAGCATACGACACTACATTTCAAAAACGGAAGAAGTTCTATATAGATAATGGTATATCTACAGACTGGGCGGATGTCTTCTTCGGAGATGCAGCTCCTACCCAACAATACGATGTAAATGTGGTTGGCGGTTCCGAAGGTATCAACTACTACATTTCATTTGGACATTATGATACAGAGGGAATTATGGACGATTCCTCATTGCGCCGTGAGACTTTGCGCAGTAATGTGGAAGTAAAGGTAACCGACTGGCTGAAAGCCGGGATTAACGTGAACCTTTCCTATCAGAAATATAACACGACAACTTTCGGAACGGAAGCTAACAGCGTTTATAATAAAGCGTATGCTGCCCGTATTTATCGTCCCGACCAAACAATAAACGAGATATTGACAGACGAAGAAGGCAACTTTACAGGTTATGGGAAACGATTGGACTATTTTGACGATATGGGATATTATAATCCGTATTACTTGGCAGAACTTCAACCGAATGACCGGAGTACGGTACGTATCAATGGCAATACCTTCTTTAATATAAATCCAATAAAAGGATTGAATATCCGTACCTCACAGGCGGTAGATGCCTTTGATTATCGTAACTCCCATAAAGCCTATCCGGAAGGCCCCTTTAAAGGGGCAGGAGTGGCGTCCGAGTCTTTTGAACGTTATTATTCATTTACTTTCACCAATACGGCGGAATATAAATTCAGTCTGTCAGACAAGCATCTTTTTACTGTGTTGGCTGGCCAGGAGTCCATTATCACAAAGAATGAGAATTTCTCGGCAACTTCTAAAAAAATGGTAGACTCACGAATGATGCTGATGGCAGCTGGAGCAGAGTCAGAAGTGCCGATACATTCGATGTATGACAAGGTTTTCAATTCTTATTTCGGCACAATCAGTTATAGTTTCGCTGATCGCTATTATGTCGATTTGGCAGCACGGCGGGACGGTTCTTCTCTGTTTGCCAAAAACAACCAGTGGGCAAACTTTTATTCTTTGGGAGCCATGTGGGATATGAGAAAAGAGAATTTCCTGCAGAACGTTTCATGGTTGAACAGTTTACAGTTGAAGGTGAGCTATGGAACAACTGGTAATTCCGGTATCAGCGCCTATAATGCGTTGGCATTGGTCGGTTCCGGTTTGCTGTATAACGGACAACCGGGTATTGCTCCTTCTACCGTTGGCAATGATAACCTGACATGGGAAAGCATGAAAACACTGAATGTAGGCATCAGTACAAGAGTGTTTGACCGCTTTTCTGTAGAATTGGAATTTTATAACCGCCAGACGGACGATATGTTGATGGGGTATCCATTGTCATACACTACCGGACATGGCAGTAGCGTAGAAAATGTGGCAAGTATGCGCAATCGCGGTTTCGATATTACTCTGGGAGTGGATATTCTGAAAACGAGAGATTTTTCATGGAGTGTTTCAGGAAACCTGAATTATAATAAGAATGAGATAACTAAACTATTTAACGGATTGGATGAATATACTTTGCCTGATACCGGTTTGAAGATGAAAGTCGGTAAACCTTGGGGAGAATACTACTATGTAAGATGGGCAGGGGTCGATCCGCGTGACGGATATAATACATGGTATGATAAAAATGGAAATCTGACAAAAAGCTATTCGGAAGAAGATGCCGTTTTTGTCGGCAAGCAACGTTATGCTCCATGGTCCGGAGGTTTTGGTACCCAGTTCGGATGGAAAGGAATTTCCGTCAGTGCCGACTTCTCTTTTATGCTCGGCCAGTATATGTTGAATAATGAACGCTTTTTTACAGAGAATCCCACTTTTGCAGGTTCGGACAATCAAACTGTAGAAATGCTTACGATGTGGCAAAAACCGGGAGATGTAACCAGAATTGCTACTCCCGACTCCCCGATGCAGTTTGATACGCATTTACTGGAAAACGCTTCATTTATGCGCATGAAAAACCTGACTGTCGGGTACACCCTTCCGCCCAAAGTGATTCAGAAAACAGGAGTAATTAGTAACGCCAGAATCTACTTTGTAGGACGTAACTTACTCACAGTGACTAAATATAAAGGATATGACCCGGAAGTAGACAGTAATATCCAGTTGGGGAACTATCCCAATACCAAGCAATATTCTTTCGGAGTCGAACTAACTTTCTAA
- a CDS encoding DUF1837 domain-containing protein, translating into MSRPFKSDLVIQEYICEPTLKAYHIGFDQKQFRLQPLVDIVRNVIPEFSLGYHCGTSIPLTEIISRLKEAAQIVYLTDKYQNRGEFGELILHLLLRDFQNTIPLISKIYFKDSHNVPAHGFDGVQVTITGDKKKLWLGESKLYKTGDAGVRDLAEDIKKHVNADYLRREFSLISKKLPESIPEIEYWRNLMDEHQKLDVIFSNIVIPMVCTYNSDLFKNHCEESNKYFEDFISECTALCKTFDKLKGNVSTEVILMLLPVQNKDMLNTELDKRLKLMQQI; encoded by the coding sequence ATGAGTAGACCTTTTAAATCTGATTTAGTAATTCAAGAATATATTTGTGAACCTACATTGAAAGCGTATCATATTGGATTCGATCAAAAGCAATTTAGACTACAGCCTTTGGTTGACATAGTAAGAAATGTAATACCCGAATTTTCTTTAGGTTATCACTGTGGTACTTCTATTCCACTTACTGAAATAATATCTCGCTTAAAAGAAGCCGCACAAATAGTATACCTAACAGACAAATATCAAAATAGAGGAGAATTTGGTGAACTAATTCTTCATTTATTGTTGCGAGATTTTCAGAACACAATTCCATTAATTTCAAAAATATATTTTAAAGATTCACACAATGTACCTGCTCATGGTTTTGATGGTGTACAGGTAACTATCACTGGAGACAAGAAAAAATTATGGCTTGGTGAATCTAAATTATACAAAACAGGAGATGCTGGAGTCCGAGATTTGGCTGAAGATATAAAAAAGCATGTTAATGCAGATTATTTACGAAGAGAGTTTAGCTTAATATCTAAGAAACTCCCAGAAAGCATTCCAGAGATAGAATATTGGCGAAATCTTATGGATGAGCATCAAAAACTAGATGTAATTTTTTCCAATATAGTAATTCCAATGGTGTGTACTTATAATAGTGATCTATTTAAAAATCATTGCGAAGAAAGTAATAAATATTTTGAGGATTTCATATCGGAATGTACAGCTCTTTGTAAGACCTTTGATAAATTGAAAGGGAATGTTTCAACAGAAGTCATATTAATGCTTCTACCTGTACAAAATAAAGATATGTTAAATACAGAATTAGATAAACGATTAAAATTAATGCAGCAAATATGA
- a CDS encoding DEAD/DEAH box helicase, with protein MTPQKVQDAIIYITETKNIDYEHSFSLSQLCSSLLRSRENNKYGRDIIIRILDAWKKVDKNTYSIWNDLTAAAGLYPYVDPKQLSQSSLLCYEYHKSPHLDNIYLHEEQQHLSIELQSKRSLVVSAPTSFGKSLLIEEVIASKLYEQIVIIQPTLALLDETRKKLLKYKNWYKIIVSTSQEPTKEKGNIFLFTGERVVEYNQFPEIEFFVIDEFYKLSLDRDDDRAIALNQAFAKLLKFTSKFYLLGPMIKDIPLNFKNKYDLIWYPTEFATVAVNETNVNIQGKAKEKKELKKLELFKLLSSTKEQTIIYCSSPNKATNLALDYASYLKNENKLMLVPYVQRNKEIGEWIKDNINSKWSLIDALNCGIGFHHGALPRHLGGSIVDCFNEGSIRWLFCTSTLIEGVNTSAKNVILFDKDKGGQPIDFFDYKNIAGRSGRMRKHYIGNVIRFENQPEQMELFVDIPIFNQEQAPLEVLISMDEKDIEEKAKIRLAKFDNMSPEIKEVIRSNNGISIEGQLAIINKIESNLQYYNSQLNWTSTPKTFDNLSVAIELCWDTLSGAGDKTYIEGIGRLSARWLASFAFSYINMKSINAVISYYVNDNFWSSKIPNKQKRIDVASYAILHISRHWFDYKLPKWLNVISNLQEYVFKKSNMKYGNYSFIASNLENGFLHPNIAALMEYGIPISAIRKLTEYININESPENNILKLNKLATTTLTNLGLIQYEIDKLRNSY; from the coding sequence ATGACACCACAGAAAGTTCAAGATGCTATCATATATATAACAGAAACAAAAAACATTGATTATGAGCATAGTTTTTCGCTTTCGCAATTGTGTTCATCTTTATTACGTTCTAGAGAAAATAATAAATATGGTAGAGATATAATCATTAGAATACTAGATGCATGGAAGAAAGTAGATAAAAACACCTATTCCATTTGGAATGACTTAACTGCCGCTGCAGGTTTATATCCTTATGTTGATCCAAAGCAACTTTCTCAAAGCTCCCTTTTATGTTATGAATATCACAAATCCCCTCACTTAGATAATATTTATCTACATGAAGAGCAACAACATTTATCTATAGAATTACAGAGTAAACGTTCTTTGGTTGTAAGTGCACCAACAAGCTTTGGAAAGAGTTTACTTATTGAAGAAGTTATTGCCAGCAAACTATATGAACAGATAGTAATTATTCAACCAACTCTAGCTTTACTTGATGAAACCCGAAAGAAACTTTTGAAATATAAAAACTGGTACAAGATAATTGTTTCTACTAGTCAAGAGCCAACTAAAGAAAAAGGAAATATTTTTTTATTTACAGGAGAACGTGTGGTTGAATATAACCAATTTCCTGAAATAGAGTTTTTTGTCATAGATGAGTTCTATAAATTAAGTTTAGATAGAGATGATGATAGAGCTATAGCTTTGAATCAAGCATTTGCCAAACTATTGAAATTTACTAGTAAATTCTATCTATTAGGACCTATGATTAAAGATATACCTTTAAATTTCAAAAATAAATATGACTTAATTTGGTATCCTACTGAATTTGCAACAGTAGCAGTCAATGAGACTAATGTCAATATTCAAGGTAAAGCTAAAGAGAAAAAAGAATTAAAAAAGCTAGAACTCTTCAAATTACTTTCATCAACAAAAGAACAAACGATTATTTACTGTTCCTCTCCCAATAAGGCCACTAATCTAGCATTAGACTATGCTTCATATTTAAAAAATGAAAATAAATTAATGCTAGTTCCGTATGTTCAAAGAAATAAAGAAATAGGTGAATGGATTAAAGACAATATTAATTCCAAGTGGTCTTTAATAGATGCTTTGAATTGTGGTATAGGTTTTCATCATGGCGCTTTACCCCGTCATTTAGGCGGTTCAATTGTTGATTGTTTTAATGAAGGATCAATCAGGTGGCTATTTTGTACATCAACATTGATAGAGGGGGTAAACACATCTGCTAAAAATGTTATTTTATTTGATAAAGATAAAGGAGGACAACCTATAGACTTTTTTGATTATAAAAATATTGCAGGTCGATCTGGTCGTATGAGGAAACATTATATTGGTAATGTAATTAGATTTGAAAATCAGCCTGAACAAATGGAACTATTTGTTGATATACCTATTTTTAATCAAGAACAAGCCCCATTAGAAGTTTTAATTTCTATGGATGAAAAAGACATTGAAGAGAAAGCAAAAATAAGACTTGCGAAGTTTGACAATATGTCTCCCGAAATAAAAGAAGTAATTAGATCCAACAACGGTATTTCAATAGAAGGTCAATTAGCCATTATAAATAAAATTGAGTCTAACCTCCAATATTATAACTCCCAGCTAAATTGGACATCTACTCCCAAAACTTTCGACAATTTAAGTGTAGCTATCGAATTATGCTGGGATACGTTAAGTGGTGCAGGTGACAAAACATATATTGAGGGTATTGGACGTTTATCTGCTCGGTGGTTGGCTAGTTTCGCTTTTTCATATATTAACATGAAGTCTATAAATGCTGTTATTTCATATTATGTAAATGACAACTTTTGGTCTAGCAAAATTCCTAATAAACAAAAGCGGATTGATGTTGCTTCTTATGCCATTTTACATATTAGCCGACATTGGTTTGATTATAAACTACCCAAATGGTTAAATGTCATCTCCAACTTGCAGGAGTATGTATTTAAAAAATCAAATATGAAGTATGGTAATTATAGCTTTATTGCAAGTAATCTTGAAAATGGTTTTTTACATCCCAATATCGCAGCATTAATGGAATACGGTATTCCAATATCAGCAATTAGAAAATTAACAGAATATATAAACATAAATGAATCACCAGAAAATAATATACTAAAACTAAATAAGTTAGCAACAACGACATTGACAAATCTTGGTCTAATACAATATGAAATTGACAAATTGAGGAACTCTTATTAG